A window of the Phaseolus vulgaris cultivar G19833 unplaced genomic scaffold, P. vulgaris v2.0 scaffold_43, whole genome shotgun sequence genome harbors these coding sequences:
- the LOC137817397 gene encoding uncharacterized protein — protein sequence MPTHGEVHTISDGFSGGGLTASQRKKYVRSISSVVEEFPDDPWESDLVFTRAYLRDVVPHDNDPVVISIVTTGRKVHGVLVDQGSSADVMFWSTFNKLQLSSDLLRPYTGCLYEFADNPMEVRGYLELRTTFTDGAASRTQSIRYLVVNANSAYNILLGRPALNRLRAVSSARHMKMKLPDLSRKVIVIKSDQEEARKCYENSLKTKRGVVMVIERPPISDSRVELEPLEETTPAESMPVEATPVGATPIEDARTKGGYGDASPMEEVYGEASPMEEESGEAMPDVSDKATPIEEDPMNESRAENERSKQPQPVDNLVERQIGGKMFKLGRFLSQEEREEVVAVISRHLDAFAWIAADMPGIDPDFLCHRLTMDVKVRPVRQRRRKFNEERCLVVKEDTQKLLSAGHIREIQYPKWLANVVLVKKANGKWRMCVDFTDLNKVTIRSRCIQGMRAKRRS from the exons ATGCCGACTCACGGAGAAGTACACACCATTTCTGACGGCTTTTCCGGAGGAGGACTCACTGCCTCTCAACGTAAGAAATATGTGAGGTCAATAAGTTCAGTTGTTGAGGAATTTCCGGatgacccgtgggagtcagacctggTTTTCACAAGAGCTTACCTGCGAGATGTCGTCCCACACgataatgaccccgtggtcatttcaatAGTCACAACGGGAAGAAAGGTACATGgggttcttgtcgaccagggcagttctgcagacgtcatgttttggtcgaccttcaacaagctacagttatcCTCTGACCTGCTAAGACCCTACACTGGATGCTTGTACGAGTTTGCAGATAACCCAATGGAGGTACGTGGCTAcctggagctgaggacgacgtttaCTGATGGAGCGGCGTCGCGCACTcagagcatccggtacttggtggttaacgccaactcagcctacaacatcttgttagGCAGACCTGCCTTGAACAGATTAAGGGCAGTGTCCTCcgcacgccacatgaagatgaagctaccagatCTTAGTCGCAAAGTAATTgtaatcaagtcagatcaggaagaGGCCCGTAAGtgttatgaaaatagcctgaagacgaagagaggcgtggtcatggtgattGAACGACCACCAATTTCAGATTCGCGAGTGGAGTTAGAACCATTGGAGGAAACGACGCCCGCGGAGTCCATGCCTGTCGAGGCTACACCTGTGggggcgacgcctatagaagaTGCACGTACAAAAGGAGGATACGGTGACGCCTCGCCAATGGAAGAAGTATACGGAGAGGCCTCGCCCATGGAAGAAGAGTCAGGGGAGGCGATGCCCGATGTATCCGATAAggcgacgcctatagaagaGGACCCCATGAATGAGTCTCGCGCAGAGAACGAGCGGAGTAAGCAACCCCAACCAGTGGACAACCTGGTGGAAAGACAGATAGGGGGTAAGATGTTCAAATTAGGACGCTTCTTGAGCCAGGAAGAACGAGAAGAGGTAGTTGCGGTGATCTCGCGCCACCTAGATGCATTCGCGTGGATTGCGGCggacatgccgggcatcgacccagATTTCTTATGCCACCGTCTTACCATGGATGTCAAGGTTCGCCCTGTGCggcagagaaggaggaagttcaacgaggaacgatgcctcgtcgtgaaggaagatacgcagaagctgctaagcgctgggcacatcagggagatacaataccctaagtggctggccaacgtcgttctAGTGAAGAAAGCAAAtgggaaatggaggatgtgtgttgacttcacagatctgaacaag gttacaatcagatcaagatgcatccaagggatgagagcaaaacggcgttcatga